A part of Carcharodon carcharias isolate sCarCar2 chromosome 6, sCarCar2.pri, whole genome shotgun sequence genomic DNA contains:
- the LOC121278809 gene encoding histone H2B 7-like, whose product MGVNHLECWCIKLKVVDEKKPIPKNGAKKALKKTSAKGCKRQRRSRKEGYSIYTYKVMKQVHPYTCISSKAISIMNSITNNIFEHIAREASCLAHYNKRSTISSQEIQTAVCLLLSGELAKHAVLTGTKAVTKYTSSKYGDFPHYHKAQEFL is encoded by the coding sequence ATGGGTGTTAACCATCTGGAATGCTGGTGTATTAAATTGAAGgtggttgatgagaagaaaccAATTCCCAAGAATGGAGCCAAGAAAGCCTTAAAGAAAACATCAGCAAAGGGCTGCAAGAGGCAGCGAAGGTCGAGGAAGGAGGGTTACTCCATCTACAcctacaaagtgatgaagcaaGTTCACCCCTACACctgcatctcctccaaggccataAGCATCATGAACTCAATCACGAACAATATTTTCGAGCACATCGCGCGTGAGGCTTCCtgcctggcccattacaacaagcgcagcaccatcagctcccaGGAGATCCAGACCGCTGTGTGCCTGCTGCTGTccggggaactggccaagcacgccgTGTTGACAGGGACAAAGGcggtgaccaagtacaccagctccaagtatGGAGATTTTCCCCATTATCATAAAGCTCAAGAGTTTTTATAA